In one window of Streptomyces sp. NBC_01224 DNA:
- a CDS encoding reductase, translating to MLGGTEFVGRAVTEAALARGWEVTVFHRGRHAPPQGVTELLGDRTTGDGLAALAAGAGRHGGGPEWDLVVDTWSGAPSAVRDAAGLLVDRAARYAYVSSRSVYDYPAPAGLPEDGPLVAGASPDAGGDVSYPLAKRGGELAALDAFGDRALLARAGLILGPWENVGRLPWWLLRIARGGPVLAPGTPDLMLQYIDARHLADWLLDAGRGGLHGPYNLVSRPGHATMGQLLDACVRATGSDAELRWTPARTILAAGVEPWSDLPVWLPPGEPHDSMHRGDVSKAYAAGLRCRPVDETVADTWKWLVELDGEAPQRPDRPAVGLDPRVEAELLADTA from the coding sequence ATGCTGGGCGGTACGGAATTCGTCGGCCGCGCCGTCACCGAGGCGGCGCTCGCGCGCGGCTGGGAGGTCACGGTGTTCCACCGCGGCCGTCACGCACCCCCGCAGGGCGTGACGGAACTCCTCGGTGACCGCACCACCGGCGACGGCCTCGCCGCGCTGGCCGCAGGCGCCGGTCGCCACGGGGGTGGGCCCGAGTGGGACCTGGTCGTCGACACCTGGAGCGGCGCCCCCTCGGCCGTGCGGGACGCGGCCGGTCTGTTGGTCGACCGAGCCGCCCGGTACGCGTACGTTTCCAGCCGCTCCGTGTACGACTACCCGGCCCCGGCCGGTCTGCCCGAGGACGGCCCGCTGGTGGCCGGTGCCTCACCCGACGCCGGTGGGGACGTCTCGTACCCCCTCGCCAAACGCGGCGGTGAACTGGCCGCACTCGACGCCTTCGGGGACCGGGCCCTGCTGGCCCGTGCGGGACTGATCCTGGGCCCCTGGGAGAACGTGGGCAGACTGCCCTGGTGGCTGCTGCGGATCGCCCGAGGCGGGCCCGTACTGGCCCCGGGGACACCGGACCTGATGCTCCAGTACATCGACGCCCGCCACCTCGCCGATTGGCTCCTGGACGCGGGTCGCGGTGGTCTGCACGGGCCGTACAACCTGGTCAGCCGCCCCGGCCACGCCACCATGGGGCAGCTGCTGGACGCCTGTGTACGCGCCACCGGCTCGGACGCGGAGCTCCGCTGGACACCCGCTCGGACCATCCTCGCGGCAGGTGTGGAGCCCTGGAGCGACCTGCCCGTCTGGCTGCCGCCGGGCGAGCCGCACGACTCCATGCACCGGGGCGACGTCAGCAAGGCGTACGCGGCCGGTCTGCGCTGCCGGCCGGTCGACGAGACGGTCGCCGATACCTGGAAGTGGCTGGTCGAACTGGACGGCGAGGCACCGCAACGGCCGGACCGGCCCGCGGTCGGTCTGGATCCGCGGGTGGAGGCCGAGCTGCTGGCGGATACGGCCTGA
- a CDS encoding LysR family transcriptional regulator has protein sequence MELEVRHLRALCAIADTGSLHRAARRLGVSQPSLTTQLRRIENTLGAELFSRERTGCRPTLLGRAVLSRARPLVDGMTALVSEAKAEADAVRASGPRLRIGCTASRVIGGWLRRLRLRLPGTDISLRVDVSASALLHTVDAGGLDVVFVHEVEGCPLAIPEGLEQRVLLDREPQFISMARDHPAAARPVVDLGDLAADRWMVDPTVDGEWDGLRRVFDEAGLAPTVLHGDYLTAASLVVLGEAVAPCQPTSGPRDDMAIRPLRDDPLAVRLLLVSRPGADMATVYGELEAAYREAAQRAAGYHQWLLRNRSPLARTQ, from the coding sequence ATGGAGCTTGAGGTGAGACACCTCAGGGCGCTGTGCGCCATCGCCGACACGGGCAGCCTGCACCGAGCGGCCCGCAGGCTGGGCGTGAGCCAGCCCTCCCTGACCACCCAGCTGCGGCGGATCGAGAACACTCTGGGCGCCGAGCTGTTCAGCCGCGAACGGACCGGTTGCCGGCCGACGTTGCTCGGCCGCGCCGTCCTCAGCCGGGCTCGCCCTCTGGTCGACGGAATGACCGCCCTGGTCAGCGAGGCGAAGGCGGAGGCCGACGCGGTCCGCGCCTCGGGCCCGCGGCTGCGCATCGGCTGCACCGCGAGCCGGGTCATCGGCGGCTGGCTGCGCAGGCTGCGGCTCCGGCTGCCCGGCACGGACATCTCGCTGCGGGTCGACGTATCGGCCAGTGCCCTGCTGCATACGGTCGATGCGGGCGGGCTCGATGTCGTCTTCGTGCACGAGGTCGAGGGCTGTCCGCTGGCCATCCCGGAGGGCCTGGAGCAACGCGTACTCCTGGACCGCGAGCCGCAGTTCATCTCCATGGCCCGGGACCATCCGGCCGCCGCCCGGCCCGTGGTCGACCTCGGGGACCTGGCCGCCGACCGGTGGATGGTCGACCCCACGGTGGACGGCGAATGGGACGGGCTGCGCAGGGTGTTCGACGAGGCGGGCCTCGCGCCGACCGTCCTGCACGGCGACTACCTCACCGCCGCGTCCCTCGTCGTGCTCGGCGAGGCGGTCGCACCCTGCCAGCCCACCTCCGGGCCGCGCGACGACATGGCGATCCGTCCGCTGCGCGACGACCCCCTGGCCGTACGGCTGCTGCTGGTGTCCCGGCCGGGTGCCGACATGGCGACGGTGTACGGGGAGCTGGAGGCGGCCTACCGGGAGGCGGCACAGCGGGCGGCCGGGTACCACCAGTGGCTGCTGCGCAACCGCAGCCCGCTCGCCCGCACACAGTGA
- a CDS encoding family 2 encapsulin nanocompartment cargo protein polyprenyl transferase: MEQTRTLVDPQLHAAVDSLPGSIRRVAMYHFGWQQADGTPSSGRAGKAIRPALVLAAARALGGDPQRAVRAAVAVELAHNFTLLHDDVIDEDRTRRHRPTAWAVFGIPDAVIAGDAMLALAQRLLAEDTGPASVRASARLSTCVIELCAGQQADCAFEDRGPDEVSLDECLAMATAKTGALLGCACALGALYAGAGERAVGAMDGFGREAGLAFQLIDDLIGIWGDPAQTGKPVGADLVAHKKSLPVVAALTSGTPAAAELAALYRGPMNTPGEVSRAADAVDRAGGRDWAQICAADRMARAVHHLSRAVPDLAPAGDLLTLAEFVTRRTH, encoded by the coding sequence CTGGAGCAGACCCGCACCCTCGTCGATCCCCAACTGCACGCCGCCGTCGACTCCTTGCCCGGATCGATCCGCCGCGTGGCGATGTACCACTTCGGCTGGCAGCAGGCCGACGGCACCCCGTCATCGGGACGGGCGGGCAAGGCGATCAGGCCCGCGCTCGTCCTCGCCGCCGCCCGGGCGCTGGGCGGCGACCCGCAACGGGCGGTACGGGCAGCCGTCGCCGTGGAGCTGGCCCACAACTTCACCCTGCTGCACGACGACGTCATCGACGAGGACCGGACCCGTCGGCACCGGCCCACGGCCTGGGCGGTCTTCGGCATTCCGGACGCGGTCATCGCCGGTGACGCCATGCTCGCCCTCGCCCAGCGGCTGCTCGCCGAGGACACCGGCCCGGCCTCGGTCCGTGCCTCGGCGAGGCTCTCGACCTGTGTCATCGAGCTGTGCGCAGGCCAGCAGGCCGACTGCGCCTTCGAGGACCGCGGTCCGGACGAAGTCTCGCTGGACGAGTGCCTGGCCATGGCCACCGCCAAGACGGGCGCCCTGCTCGGCTGCGCCTGCGCACTCGGTGCGCTGTACGCCGGCGCGGGGGAGCGGGCGGTCGGCGCGATGGACGGATTCGGCCGGGAGGCGGGCCTCGCCTTCCAGCTCATCGACGATCTGATCGGCATCTGGGGGGATCCGGCACAGACCGGAAAGCCGGTCGGGGCGGATCTCGTCGCCCACAAGAAGTCCCTGCCTGTGGTCGCCGCGCTGACCTCCGGCACGCCCGCAGCGGCCGAACTGGCCGCGCTGTACCGGGGACCGATGAATACACCCGGTGAGGTGAGCCGTGCCGCCGATGCCGTCGACCGGGCCGGCGGCCGGGACTGGGCGCAGATCTGCGCGGCCGACCGGATGGCACGCGCGGTCCACCACCTGTCCCGGGCGGTCCCCGACCTGGCCCCGGCGGGCGATCTCCTGACCCTGGCGGAGTTCGTCACCCGTCGGACGCACTGA
- a CDS encoding MFS transporter, whose translation MSAPSRAQSPDTTDAAPAVPSSKIRMTGRQKLILALLLGAQFMIAVDFSILNVALPVVGEGLGFSLSHLQWIATAFALAAAGFTLLFGRVADLVGRKRLFLGGMVVLGLSSALGGLATSPEVLLTARVLQGLATAAVTPAGLALLTTAFKEGPLRERALGLNGALMSAGFTAGAILGGLLTDLLSWRWAFFINVPVAALVVSLAPAVITDSRPARRPRLDVPGAVTVTGGLLLLVYGLTRAGESGWTTPTTLAALLAGLALLLGFWSVEKRATSPLVPVRILKRRSVIWGNTAGLIAFVTETSLVFLLTLYLQEVLGYSPLATGLAFGVLGIGTVTGGAFGGRAVGRYGSRTTIVTGGVIQAVATLSLVALGTSGAWIWLLLVATFIGGIGNMLMIVGFMVTATSGLPDEEQGLATGLATMTQQVGITMGIPVMSAVATARMSALGDTGPEGVLSGVSVAILVDSALVLAGALLAGAFLGPRRAGSGARR comes from the coding sequence ATGTCCGCACCCAGCCGGGCCCAGTCTCCCGACACCACCGACGCCGCTCCCGCCGTGCCGTCCTCGAAAATCCGCATGACCGGACGGCAGAAGCTGATCCTCGCTCTCCTCCTCGGCGCCCAGTTCATGATCGCCGTGGACTTCTCGATCCTGAACGTCGCACTGCCGGTCGTCGGCGAGGGCCTCGGCTTCTCCCTCTCCCACCTGCAGTGGATCGCCACCGCGTTCGCGCTCGCTGCCGCCGGCTTCACGCTGCTGTTCGGCCGCGTAGCCGATCTCGTGGGCCGCAAACGGCTGTTCCTTGGCGGGATGGTCGTCCTCGGCCTCTCCTCCGCCCTGGGCGGTCTCGCCACCTCGCCCGAAGTTCTGCTCACCGCACGGGTGTTGCAGGGTCTCGCCACGGCGGCGGTCACCCCGGCCGGACTCGCGCTGCTGACCACGGCCTTCAAGGAAGGTCCGCTGCGGGAACGCGCGCTGGGCCTCAATGGCGCGCTGATGTCCGCCGGATTCACCGCCGGTGCCATCCTCGGGGGCCTGCTCACCGATCTGCTTTCCTGGCGCTGGGCCTTCTTCATCAACGTGCCCGTGGCCGCCCTGGTGGTCTCCCTCGCCCCGGCCGTCATCACCGACTCGCGCCCCGCACGACGCCCACGGCTCGATGTCCCCGGGGCCGTGACCGTCACCGGCGGACTGCTTCTGCTCGTCTACGGACTGACCCGGGCCGGTGAGTCCGGCTGGACCACGCCCACCACCCTGGCCGCACTCCTCGCAGGTCTCGCGCTCCTCCTCGGCTTCTGGTCCGTCGAGAAGAGGGCCACCTCGCCCCTGGTCCCCGTACGCATCCTGAAGCGGCGCAGCGTCATCTGGGGCAATACCGCCGGCCTGATCGCCTTCGTCACCGAGACCTCGCTGGTCTTCCTGCTCACCCTCTATCTGCAGGAGGTCCTCGGCTACTCACCGCTCGCCACCGGTCTTGCCTTCGGCGTCCTGGGTATCGGCACCGTGACCGGCGGCGCATTCGGCGGCCGTGCGGTCGGCCGGTACGGCAGCCGTACGACCATCGTCACCGGCGGCGTCATCCAGGCCGTCGCCACGCTCTCCCTGGTGGCGCTCGGGACATCGGGGGCCTGGATCTGGCTTCTGCTGGTGGCCACCTTCATCGGCGGCATCGGCAACATGCTGATGATCGTCGGCTTCATGGTCACCGCTACCTCCGGTCTTCCCGACGAGGAACAGGGCCTGGCCACCGGCCTCGCCACCATGACCCAGCAGGTCGGGATCACCATGGGCATCCCGGTGATGAGCGCTGTCGCCACCGCCCGGATGTCCGCCCTCGGTGACACCGGACCCGAGGGTGTCCTGTCGGGAGTCTCGGTCGCGATCCTGGTCGACTCGGCACTGGTCCTGGCCGGCGCCCTGCTCGCCGGCGCCTTCCTCGGTCCGCGTCGAGCAGGCAGTGGCGCGCGTCGGTGA
- a CDS encoding GntR family transcriptional regulator, with protein sequence MLFRVDPTSTVPLGDQIAASVRRAVTEGAVVPGERLPAARVLADSLGVNVHTVLRGYQQLREEGLIELRRGRGAVVTGGASPHRARLLERVREVVADARELGMTEDELLTLVRTALNNP encoded by the coding sequence ATGCTCTTCCGGGTCGATCCCACCTCCACCGTGCCGCTCGGTGATCAGATCGCGGCGTCCGTGCGCCGCGCCGTCACCGAGGGGGCGGTGGTGCCGGGCGAGCGTCTGCCCGCCGCCCGGGTGCTCGCCGATTCCCTGGGGGTCAATGTCCATACGGTGCTGCGGGGTTATCAGCAGCTCCGCGAGGAGGGGCTGATCGAACTGCGCCGGGGGCGCGGTGCGGTCGTCACCGGCGGCGCGTCCCCGCACCGGGCCCGGCTGCTGGAGCGCGTACGCGAAGTGGTCGCGGACGCGCGTGAGCTGGGGATGACGGAGGACGAGCTGCTGACCCTGGTCCGTACCGCACTCAACAACCCGTAG
- a CDS encoding DUF1648 domain-containing protein produces the protein MKRKNLGRATLVALPFLLALVADLVLLAVFRDRLPGQLASHFRADGRADGYAGQVWHAVANVLLFAVIGALWALTVVRGKFYGWAYRWLVAGGYAFAGFLGWVMTAVLLANVDAGENAQGEAQGVSFPMWQLAVALGVAALAGGLGMVLAALGPVPKQPTATGQAGDGARIALADGEVAGWARSAGSWWLPLISLALVAGGVVLLFVSGWAAAIPLLLLGVLLAAFARPYVVVDRRGITISGMLPWPRLRVPLDRIEAANSREINPLAEYGGWGYRIRPGRSGVMIRSGEGIVATLAGGRDFAVTVDDSATGAALLNTLIDERRAEH, from the coding sequence ATGAAGCGTAAGAATCTGGGCCGCGCGACTCTCGTCGCCCTGCCGTTCCTGCTCGCGCTCGTCGCCGATCTGGTGCTGCTCGCCGTCTTCCGGGACCGGCTTCCCGGGCAACTGGCCAGTCACTTCCGGGCCGATGGCCGGGCGGACGGCTATGCGGGGCAGGTGTGGCACGCCGTGGCCAACGTTCTGCTGTTCGCCGTGATCGGTGCTCTGTGGGCCCTCACGGTGGTGCGGGGGAAGTTCTATGGGTGGGCCTACCGCTGGCTGGTCGCCGGTGGATATGCCTTCGCCGGATTCCTCGGCTGGGTGATGACAGCCGTGCTGCTCGCCAACGTGGATGCCGGTGAGAATGCGCAGGGGGAGGCGCAAGGTGTGTCGTTCCCGATGTGGCAGCTCGCCGTCGCCCTGGGGGTCGCCGCGCTCGCCGGAGGGCTCGGAATGGTGCTGGCCGCGCTCGGTCCCGTACCGAAGCAGCCGACCGCGACCGGGCAGGCCGGGGACGGTGCGCGGATCGCACTCGCCGACGGGGAGGTCGCCGGATGGGCGCGCAGCGCCGGGAGCTGGTGGCTGCCGCTGATCTCGCTCGCGCTCGTGGCCGGCGGGGTGGTGCTGCTGTTCGTCTCGGGCTGGGCGGCCGCGATTCCGCTGCTGCTCCTCGGTGTGCTGCTGGCCGCCTTCGCCCGGCCGTACGTGGTGGTGGACCGGCGCGGCATCACCATCTCGGGAATGCTGCCCTGGCCGCGCCTCAGAGTGCCGCTCGACCGGATCGAGGCCGCGAACAGCAGGGAAATCAACCCCCTTGCGGAGTACGGGGGCTGGGGCTACCGCATCCGTCCGGGACGGAGTGGTGTCATGATCCGCTCCGGTGAGGGAATTGTGGCGACACTGGCCGGCGGCCGGGACTTCGCGGTGACCGTCGACGACTCGGCGACCGGCGCCGCGCTCCTCAACACCCTCATCGACGAGCGCCGAGCGGAGCACTGA
- the snpA gene encoding snapalysin, with product MRHPRTVMSAVVGLGFGLAAALGTAPAIASSPGPAAPPAATSQAHAGYTSDSGSHESAAANKAFFEAVAKSVAKKRAANPGAQAVTIVYSTANAPSFRTQIANSAQIWNSSVSNVRLQEGSNADFAYYEGNDPSGSYASTDGHGNGYIFLDYAQNQQYNSTRVTAHETGHVLGLPDHYSGPCSELMSGGGPGTSCTNPYPNTNERSRVNYLWQNGFAAALARSGS from the coding sequence ATGAGACACCCCAGGACCGTCATGTCGGCCGTGGTCGGCCTCGGCTTCGGCCTCGCGGCCGCGCTGGGCACGGCACCCGCCATCGCCTCCTCTCCCGGCCCCGCCGCACCCCCCGCCGCCACCTCACAGGCCCACGCGGGCTACACCTCCGACTCCGGGTCGCACGAGAGCGCCGCCGCGAACAAGGCGTTCTTCGAGGCGGTCGCCAAGTCCGTCGCCAAGAAGCGGGCGGCGAACCCCGGCGCCCAGGCGGTCACCATCGTCTACAGCACCGCCAACGCGCCGAGCTTCCGCACCCAGATAGCCAACAGCGCGCAGATCTGGAACAGCTCGGTCTCCAACGTCCGGCTCCAGGAAGGCTCGAACGCCGACTTCGCCTACTACGAGGGCAACGACCCGAGCGGCTCGTACGCCAGCACCGACGGGCACGGCAACGGCTACATCTTCCTCGACTACGCGCAGAACCAGCAGTACAACTCGACCCGCGTCACCGCGCACGAGACCGGTCATGTGCTCGGCCTGCCGGATCACTACTCCGGTCCGTGCAGCGAGCTGATGTCGGGCGGCGGCCCCGGCACGTCCTGCACGAATCCCTACCCCAACACGAACGAGCGCAGCCGGGTGAACTACCTGTGGCAGAACGGCTTCGCGGCCGCACTCGCCCGCAGCGGCTCCTGA
- a CDS encoding group II truncated hemoglobin, with the protein MSERPESLYEAVGGMDALRRLSNTFYDNVLADPLLAPVFADFTPTHIEHVAVWLAEIFDGPAGFTGQHGGHQALLRAHLGLSITEPQRLRWMELMTDAVEKELPDDALLRRRVLDYFDWGTGVARDVSASPVGEDLGDPGPTPRWGWDGLRRPTGC; encoded by the coding sequence GTGAGCGAGCGTCCCGAATCCCTGTACGAAGCCGTCGGCGGCATGGACGCACTGCGCCGGCTGAGCAACACCTTCTACGACAACGTGCTGGCGGATCCGCTGCTCGCACCCGTCTTCGCGGATTTCACCCCGACCCATATCGAGCATGTCGCCGTCTGGCTGGCCGAGATCTTCGACGGTCCGGCCGGCTTCACCGGGCAACACGGCGGCCACCAGGCCCTGTTGCGCGCCCACCTCGGGCTGTCCATCACCGAGCCGCAGCGGCTGCGCTGGATGGAGCTGATGACGGACGCCGTCGAGAAGGAGCTCCCGGACGACGCGCTGCTGCGCCGCCGGGTCCTGGATTACTTCGACTGGGGCACGGGCGTCGCCCGCGACGTGTCGGCGTCCCCGGTCGGCGAGGACCTCGGCGATCCCGGCCCGACGCCGCGCTGGGGCTGGGACGGCCTGCGCCGGCCTACGGGTTGTTGA
- a CDS encoding TetR/AcrR family transcriptional regulator, whose translation MTSEGVEPGTVRPGGRTARVRESVLRAAGDALAEHGFDRLDLADVARRAEVGKTTVYRRWSTPTGLIADLLDDMAEQSSPRTDTGSLTEDLRANARLVVTTLTDPRQGALFKSVIAAATCDPRTAEALHRFYAIRIKEWSGCVAAAVERGELPAGTDADEVIRAVSAPLYYRLLASGDPLDEAAADRAAEAAAAAARAGAYVR comes from the coding sequence ATGACTTCTGAGGGTGTGGAGCCCGGCACCGTCCGGCCCGGTGGCCGTACCGCCCGGGTCCGTGAATCGGTCCTGCGGGCCGCGGGCGACGCCCTGGCCGAGCACGGCTTCGACCGCCTGGACCTCGCCGATGTCGCGCGCCGCGCGGAAGTCGGCAAGACGACCGTCTACCGACGCTGGTCCACCCCCACCGGCCTGATCGCCGACCTGCTCGACGACATGGCCGAGCAGTCCTCACCCCGTACGGACACGGGTTCCCTGACCGAGGACCTCCGGGCCAATGCGCGGCTGGTGGTCACCACCCTCACCGATCCACGGCAGGGCGCCCTCTTCAAGTCCGTGATCGCCGCGGCGACCTGCGACCCGCGCACGGCCGAGGCACTGCACCGCTTCTACGCGATCCGCATCAAGGAGTGGTCCGGCTGCGTCGCCGCGGCCGTCGAACGCGGGGAGCTGCCCGCGGGCACGGACGCGGACGAGGTGATCCGCGCCGTATCGGCCCCCCTCTACTATCGGCTGCTGGCCAGCGGCGACCCGCTCGACGAGGCGGCGGCGGACCGCGCCGCCGAGGCCGCGGCCGCGGCGGCGCGGGCGGGCGCGTACGTGAGGTGA
- a CDS encoding nucleotidyltransferase domain-containing protein: MRTETPWGPWDPVSLEEAARLFAPLRAPWWIAGGYAVELAVGHTFRVHGDIDVLLLRRDQLTAQQILAGWEWWAADPPGTLRPWLPGEVLPRHVHDIWCRPGPAEPWRIQLMLDDAEGTDWLFRRDPRIRLPLDRLGRVSKDGVPYLSPEVQLLYKAKSPRPKDEQDFTTALPTLTADQRAWLAETITLAQGAGHPWSARLRAHPVG, translated from the coding sequence ATGCGTACCGAAACTCCCTGGGGTCCATGGGATCCGGTTTCGCTCGAAGAGGCTGCCCGCCTCTTCGCCCCGTTGCGCGCCCCCTGGTGGATCGCGGGCGGATACGCGGTCGAACTCGCCGTGGGCCACACCTTCCGGGTCCACGGCGACATCGATGTACTCCTGCTCCGCCGTGACCAGCTCACCGCCCAGCAGATCCTGGCGGGCTGGGAGTGGTGGGCCGCCGATCCTCCTGGCACCCTGCGCCCCTGGCTTCCCGGCGAGGTGCTGCCGCGTCACGTCCACGACATCTGGTGTCGCCCCGGGCCCGCCGAGCCCTGGCGCATCCAGCTCATGCTCGACGACGCGGAGGGCACCGACTGGCTGTTCCGACGCGATCCCCGCATCCGGCTCCCGCTCGACCGGCTCGGCCGGGTCTCGAAGGACGGCGTCCCATACCTCTCCCCTGAGGTGCAGCTTCTGTACAAGGCCAAGTCCCCGCGGCCCAAGGACGAACAGGACTTCACGACGGCGCTGCCGACCCTCACCGCGGACCAGCGCGCCTGGCTGGCCGAGACGATCACATTGGCCCAGGGCGCCGGCCACCCGTGGTCGGCACGTCTGCGCGCCCACCCGGTTGGCTGA
- a CDS encoding DUF952 domain-containing protein: MAELLLHLTEGPLWEAARGIGTYEMSTRGRTLHEEGFIHCSLPHQLAGVAEMLYGAGSRAGTGDQDLVVLVIDPARLPAPVRYESVAPGGEEFPHIYGPVPVDAVVEVRPWLRKEGDPA, translated from the coding sequence ATGGCCGAACTGCTGCTGCACCTCACCGAAGGCCCCTTGTGGGAGGCGGCCCGCGGGATCGGGACGTACGAGATGTCCACCCGCGGCCGCACCCTGCACGAAGAGGGCTTCATCCACTGCTCGCTGCCGCACCAGCTCGCAGGCGTGGCCGAGATGCTGTACGGCGCCGGGAGCCGGGCCGGGACCGGTGACCAGGATCTGGTGGTCCTCGTCATCGATCCCGCCCGTCTCCCGGCACCCGTACGGTACGAGTCCGTCGCGCCCGGCGGCGAGGAGTTCCCGCACATCTACGGACCCGTCCCGGTGGACGCGGTCGTGGAGGTGCGCCCCTGGCTGCGAAAGGAAGGCGACCCCGCATGA
- a CDS encoding DUF6304 family protein, with translation MTDESWAGWYRDRQGSDAVILTTDGQQLRLRTRGIDFEGESFDDLTPVAGTPPADDLFALVDGALGDCVLEWDLPLPVLWDGAVHQATLSCLLSLRRPDPYLYLELQFGGAAYRSHRAESDFASALATIQRALPPGVRLQTCIACAFSDYFPTPGRGLSGGLACFRGAKDAYRGAAGEGDVMDLWDRRTGFVQEVWSCREYEPRPDRGAGTGHRGAFPLERA, from the coding sequence ATGACAGATGAGTCATGGGCAGGGTGGTACCGGGACCGACAGGGTTCCGACGCCGTCATCCTCACCACCGACGGACAGCAACTCCGCCTCCGGACCAGGGGCATCGACTTCGAGGGCGAAAGCTTCGACGACCTCACCCCGGTGGCCGGCACACCACCGGCCGACGACCTGTTCGCCCTGGTGGACGGTGCGTTGGGCGACTGTGTCCTGGAGTGGGACCTGCCGCTCCCGGTCCTCTGGGACGGAGCCGTCCATCAGGCCACGCTCAGCTGCCTGTTGTCGCTGCGCCGCCCCGATCCGTATCTCTACCTGGAGCTGCAGTTCGGCGGGGCGGCCTACCGGTCCCATCGCGCAGAGAGCGACTTCGCGTCCGCCCTCGCCACGATCCAGCGCGCCCTGCCGCCCGGCGTGCGCCTGCAGACCTGCATCGCCTGCGCCTTCTCGGACTACTTCCCGACCCCCGGCCGCGGCCTTTCCGGCGGCCTCGCATGCTTCCGGGGCGCCAAGGACGCCTACCGCGGGGCGGCCGGTGAGGGCGATGTCATGGATCTGTGGGACCGGCGGACCGGATTCGTCCAGGAGGTCTGGAGCTGCCGCGAGTACGAGCCCCGCCCGGACCGGGGTGCCGGCACCGGGCACCGGGGCGCGTTCCCGCTGGAGCGGGCTTGA
- a CDS encoding NAD(P)H-binding protein, with translation MNPPPPTDPGAPIVAVTGASGAVGGRVAQRLVRAGVPVRLLGRDPSRLPELPGAVAAPPAPYGDGEAMRRALAGAHTLFLVSAHESPDRVRQHTTAVDAAVAVGVERIVYISFLGAAPDATFTFARDHWHTEAHLRAADVRYTFLRDSLYLAGLPAMTGADGVLRGPGGDGRVSAVAHEDIADAATAVLLADTESDDTRHDGLTYDLTGPEAFTLAEAAEEMGRVTGRTITYVPETREEAYASRAQYGAEDWEVAGWVTSYEAIATGEMSTVSDAVPNLTGHPAMSLATYLREHPDSYRHLLKTD, from the coding sequence ATGAATCCCCCACCCCCCACGGACCCAGGCGCCCCCATCGTCGCCGTCACCGGCGCGAGCGGTGCGGTCGGCGGGCGTGTCGCACAGCGCCTGGTGCGCGCCGGTGTGCCCGTGCGGCTCCTCGGCCGCGACCCGTCCCGGCTGCCGGAGCTGCCAGGCGCCGTCGCCGCGCCGCCCGCCCCCTACGGTGACGGGGAGGCCATGCGCCGCGCCCTCGCCGGGGCGCACACACTGTTCCTCGTCTCGGCGCACGAGAGCCCTGACCGGGTGCGTCAGCACACGACGGCCGTGGACGCGGCGGTCGCCGTGGGCGTCGAACGCATCGTGTACATCTCCTTCCTCGGCGCGGCGCCGGACGCCACGTTCACCTTCGCCCGGGACCACTGGCACACCGAGGCACACCTCCGGGCCGCCGATGTCCGCTACACCTTCCTGCGCGACAGCCTCTACCTCGCCGGGCTCCCGGCGATGACCGGCGCCGACGGGGTGCTGCGCGGTCCGGGCGGCGACGGCCGGGTGTCGGCGGTGGCGCACGAGGACATCGCGGACGCCGCGACCGCCGTGCTGCTGGCCGACACCGAGAGCGACGACACCCGCCACGACGGGCTCACGTACGACCTCACGGGGCCCGAGGCGTTCACCCTCGCCGAAGCTGCCGAGGAAATGGGCCGGGTCACCGGCCGGACCATCACCTATGTACCGGAGACCCGCGAGGAGGCCTATGCCTCACGGGCGCAGTACGGTGCCGAGGACTGGGAGGTGGCCGGCTGGGTGACGTCGTACGAGGCCATCGCCACCGGTGAGATGTCCACGGTCTCGGACGCCGTACCGAACCTCACCGGGCATCCGGCGATGAGCCTGGCCACCTATCTGAGGGAGCATCCGGACAGCTATCGGCATCTGCTGAAAACGGACTGA